A stretch of the Marmota flaviventris isolate mMarFla1 chromosome 12, mMarFla1.hap1, whole genome shotgun sequence genome encodes the following:
- the Golt1a gene encoding vesicle transport protein GOT1A, producing MISITEWQKLGVGITCFGIFFILFGILLYFDSVLLAFGNLLFLSGLSFIIGLRRTFSFFFQRHKLKGTSFFLGGVVIVLLRWPLLGMFLESYGFFSLFKGFFPMAFGFLGTTFDIPFLSALFRRLQGTSSMV from the exons AGCTTGGCGTGGGCATCACCTGCTTCGGCATCTTCTTCATCCTCTTTGGAATACTCCTGTACTTTGATTCGGTGCTCCTGGCTTTTGGAAAC CTGCTGTTCCTGAGTGGCCTCTCCTTCATCATCGGGCTGAGGAGGAcgttttccttcttcttccagcGGCACAAGCTCAAGGGGACCAGCTTCTTCCTGGGGGGTGTGGTCATTGTGCTCCTGCGCTGGCCCCTGCTGGGCATGTTCCTGGAATCCTATGGCTTCTTTAGCCTCTTCAA GGGCTTTTTCCCCATGGCGTTTGGCTTTCTGGGAACCACCTTCGACATCCCCTTCCTGAGTGCG CTGTTCCGGAGGCTTCAAGGGACCAGCTCAATGGTCTGA